In the Bacteroidota bacterium genome, CATCGTCGCGTATAAAAAACAATTCGGCAGTGGTGCGCTTTAAAGTAAATTTAAAGTAAGAAAAATCAATACAATTCAGCAACAAGCCAAGTGCATTGCTAAGGGCAAAAAAATGTTTCAAAAATTGCTGATAGTGTTTGTTCGCTTTATTTATCAGCGGAAGCAAAACAAATAAGCAAAAAACTGCATTAATCATCAGCAATACTGATAAGTCATAACGCAATCCTGCCAAAAAAATCAGGCAAAGCTCGCCAACAGAAAGGTGAGAAAAGTAGGAGAAATTGAATCCATAAAATAAAAAACGACACAAACTGTATAAAAGCATCCCAAGCAATAGGCTTTTAAGCAGCTGTTTTAGCGATGAAAGGGATGAATTCATCATGGTGTGCGTGTGAATTAATTCATCGATTTTTCGAAAGCGTAATCCGACAAGTATTCAAAGCGTGGCATTAATTTACCCTGGTTAGCAATCGTAGCGCGCTCAATTATCTTTGCATCATCTGTAATAATAAGTGCGGGAAGCACTTTGTCAATTAATTCTTTTCCAAAATCTTCGGATGCATTGCGTGGTAATTCGCAGGGTAAATTATCCACAGCCATTACCGTAATTGTATTGTTATTAAAGGGATCTCCTTCTGTTTCGGTAAGCGGATTATAACCGTAGAACTTATCCTCAATGGTGCTGGCATGCGTTGTAGAAGGAATTGAACCATTAATATCGCAGGTAACATCTGCAATAACACTAATTCTGAAATCGCGCGAACGCATATCCTTTTTAGTAAATAATACCGGTGCAGCCGGAGCCCAGTAGGAGCAATGAATTAATAAATCGCAATGCTTGGTATATTTTGTAAAAGTGCCTCTGAACTTTTCAGGATGCTTATAAAACTGTTCGGTATTCCAGGCTGAACCATCAATGGGCTCGTTGTAATTGTTCGAATGCAGTTGAACATAAGTAGGCTCGCGGAATGAATAATGCGTAAACTCAAAAGGCGTAATGCGGCGAATTTGCAAGGCACCCAGCATTTCAATTGCACCATTAGCAACGCGACCATTGCCCGTTACCACAATTTTAATGTTAGGCAAGCGCACTTTATCGTACTCGGCTTTTAGTTCTTCTCTATCGTGACACAAGTGAGCCGGTTTTAAATCAAACAAGTTGTATTTTTTCCCATAACCTAAAATACCGTTGTAAGTACCTACAATTCCTGCATAATGACCAAATCCTATAATGCGATTATGCTCTTCATCGGTGAGGCATTCATAATCGATTAATTTAACTTTATTTTTAATTGCGGTCTGCAGCAGCTTTTGATTGTGAGCTTGCTTCTTAATGGTATGTGAAAAAAATAAATATGTTTTTTCTGGAATCAAAAATTGGGGTGGTACTTCTTTAATACCAATTAAAATATCGCATTCACTCACATCTTCCTGCAAGGTAATACCAAGTCGATTGTACTCCTCATTACTGTAGGAGCGAAAGTCGCTTGGTTGAACAAATAGTTTAATATTTTTAAAAATGGATTCTATGTACACGCATTGATCGGGTGTAAAGGGTACACGTTTATCGTGCGGGATTTTTTCTTCTCGAAGTATTCCTATCTTAATCATGAAATTTTAGGCAATTTTTATAACGGGCGCAAAGATAGCAGAAATGGGCTAGGGGGCAAATTATGCTTTGCTGAGATTAATGTTAACGATACAAAGTTATAGTACCCTTTTTACGCGCTCTTTCGCCGCTCAGGAAAAAGCCATCAATGGTATACACATAAACACCTTCGGGAGCCGGAAAACCGCCCACTTTACCATCCCAGTTGCCACTAAGTGTATCCCAGCGCTTTGCCAGTTGGCCCCAGCGATCGTAGATGCTCACCACCGCACTTTTGAGGCAACCTTTTGGAATATAAAAAGTATCGTTTTTTAAATCGTTGTTCGGGGTAAAAGAGTTTGGAACAAAAAGTGAATTTTCGCTAAAGGCGATTTTAAGCGGAAGAATTTTGGTATCGCTGCATCCGGTATTTTTTGCTGTAAGCTGTAGGTTAAAGATATTTTGGGAAGTGTAGGTGTGAATAGGTGTCACATCCGAAGATAATTCACCATCTCCAAAATCCCAAAAATAGCTGAGTGAATTGGTGGAATTGTTTGTAAAGGAAAGAGAATAAGAATTACAACTAGAATCAAGCGGAGCCACAGTAAAATCAGCCACAGGGGAGGTGTTTACATCAATTTTTACCGAGGCAGTTGCTACACAATTACCATTCGATGCCGTCAAAATAAACTCAGTTGTTACCAATGGTG is a window encoding:
- a CDS encoding alanine dehydrogenase, giving the protein MIKIGILREEKIPHDKRVPFTPDQCVYIESIFKNIKLFVQPSDFRSYSNEEYNRLGITLQEDVSECDILIGIKEVPPQFLIPEKTYLFFSHTIKKQAHNQKLLQTAIKNKVKLIDYECLTDEEHNRIIGFGHYAGIVGTYNGILGYGKKYNLFDLKPAHLCHDREELKAEYDKVRLPNIKIVVTGNGRVANGAIEMLGALQIRRITPFEFTHYSFREPTYVQLHSNNYNEPIDGSAWNTEQFYKHPEKFRGTFTKYTKHCDLLIHCSYWAPAAPVLFTKKDMRSRDFRISVIADVTCDINGSIPSTTHASTIEDKFYGYNPLTETEGDPFNNNTITVMAVDNLPCELPRNASEDFGKELIDKVLPALIITDDAKIIERATIANQGKLMPRFEYLSDYAFEKSMN